The genomic DNA CAGAGAATGTAGATCGGGGGCATCTCGCCGGGAGATGGGGAAGCTTGCGAGCCGACCAAACACCCACGCAGGGAGTATTTTTTGCAGAGCCTTGCTGCAACTGGCGGTTAGGCAGTTCGAGTTTCTGGCTGGGTACTCAGGGAATGTGGTCAGCACTTACTAGTCAGGTAGTCCGCTGATCGTCTCGAACAGTTGACGAGACGTGCAAACTGTCTCCGCTCGGTCGAGTGACGGATGGCCACGTAGTCACGCGTATCGTTCTGCTTCCGGTTAGTGCTGCCAATCGTATTGGGAACCTCCTTCCCGCTGACGGATGATGAGGCGGTGTCCAATGTGCGGTAGCGGTCACGCGGCAGAGTATCTGCCGCAAAGCCGAGGAAGCAGGATGTCAATCGCAAAGCAGTCCAGCTGCGAACTTCGACCACAGGGCTCCCCACCAAGTGAAGTCCAAAGTCACCAATCAACCCCAACCTTAACAAGTTCGACTTGCACGGGAATCGTTTGCGCTAGTTGGTCGAGCGGTATTCGTGGAGGCGCCGAACTCTTTGCGCAAAGCCTCAGAATGGGCTCCCATGGCGGGAACGGGTCGCAACAGCGGAGCTTTTTCTCCGTCAAAGATCGCCGCGGGCGCAATCATTTCGATTACTCCCGACGGCGTTGCGACCGATAGCCGTCGCAGATGTGGATGTTTGGAGACGTGCTCTACTTGGTTGAGGCGTCCGTAGGCCAAACCTGCCGCCTCCAATTCGGTCATTGCTTCGTCGCTCGATAATTCGGCGAAGCGCTGGACAACAATCTCATCCAACGCCGCCCGGTTGCCGAGCCGCTTCATATTATCTGCAAAATCTGGACGGCGGGTAAGTTCAGGCTGCTTGAGAAACTTGGCGCAGAAGTTGGCCCATTCTCGGTCATTCTGGACGGAGAAAATGACGTCCTTCCCATCAGCGCAACGGTAGGCCCCATACGGCGCGAGAGAGGGGTGATTTACCCCCGCTCTCATCGTTTGGTAGGCACTGTAATCAAACTGCAGCACCGGAACGTTCATCCAGTCGGCCACGGCGTCAAAGAGCGAGACCTGAATCCCGGTTCCCCTGCCAGTGCGCTCACGTTGGAAAAGCGCTTGCAGGATCGCGCTGTGTGCAGTCATGCCGGCCGAGATGTCACAAACCGAAACGCCAACCCGCGCCGGCCCATGCTTCGTCCCCGTTATGGCGCAAAGCCCTGTCTCTGCCTGCACGATAAGGTCGTATGCTTTCAAATGGGAATAAGCTCCAGCATCGCCAAACCCGGATATGTCGCAGGTTATCAAGCGAGGGAAGCGCTGACGAAGCTCGTCAGAACCAAAGCCGAACTTGTTGATACTGCTGGGCCTGAGATTTTGGATGAAAACATCGGCTCCAGCAACCATAGCGTCAAGAATCGCGCGATCCTCGTCTGCCGTCAGGTCAAGGCAGATCGACTCCTTTCCGCGGTTTAGCCATACAAAATACGCGCTCTGGCCTTGCACAAGCTTGTCGTAATTTCTTGCGAAGTCACCATTGGGGCGTTCGACCTTAATAACACGCGCGCCGGCATCAGCAAGCCGCGACGAGGCATAGGGAGCCGCCACCGCCTGCTCTACAGCAACAACAGTAATACCTTCGAGAGAACTGTTCATGCAGATTCCGCGTTGGCGTCCTGGACGTCGTTCCGGGAGCGTCGATAGTTGAGAGCGGCGAGCAGCCTGCTCTGCTCATTGCCGACAATAGAAATGCCTTCATCGACGCCCATCCCGGGCTTTGCCAGCATCATGTCAGCCTGTGTTGCCACTGCCACGTTCGCCGAGGCTCTTGCCGACAAGTCGGTCTCGGTGCAGCTGCCGCCGACATACGCCCATACGCCGTGTTCTTTGCAGGCCAGAACGGCCCAGGCCGTGTCGGCGATCGAACCGACGTCAGGCATCTTGATTTGAACTACATGTGCTGCTTTCGCTTCGGCGAAACGCCGGATGTCGTCAAGGGTGTTGCAGTGTTCGTCGACTACCAGACGGGCGTCGGAGCCCCGGGCGTCGAGAAGGTCGACAATTTTCGCGTACTCGTTTAGTTGCGCATCGGTTGACCCGAAGTCTGCCGGGCACTCGACATGCAGTCGGAAGCCGGGCACGTCATCTGCAAGCCGCGCCATGAAGTCCGCGATTTTTCCGGCTTCAAGCCCAATTTCCAGACCGATCCAGCCGTAGACGTCGAAGTGCAGGATAGGATGATACCCTGGCTCCCCGATTTCTGTTATCCGCCTCCCGACCCATTTCACGAACTCTCGGAATGTTGCTCCCGAGGGGCCGAACTTCTCCCGGGTGTTGATAAGCCCGTGCGGAAGCACATCGACGGACTTGAGGATCATCTTGTCGACGTTGATCTCCCTGGCATCTCCACTTTGGGCGTAGATGGGCACACGCCTCTCTGGCAGAGGCAGGGAAAACTCCGAGCAAATGACCTCGGCTAGGGTGGTCCGCGCAACGTGTGCGGCAGCACCGAGCAGCGCTTGGCTCACGCCATACTCGATCGCAAGCGGAAGCCGCTTTCCATCGTGATAGGCAAGGACATCGTCGCACGCACCCAGAAAATTCGACAAATCAGCGGATAAAAGTCGCGGAACAACGACAGATCTCGCGAGTGCTGCAATTGCGTCAGTCTGGAAAAGAGAGTCGCGACCGCCTGTGCCTGAATACTGAACACTCATCATGTCCCCCCAGACGATCGCATCGTCCGACAGGACAAGGCCAAGACTGACGGACCGGGAGGGCATTCGGATAGTTTCAAAGCCGGATGTCCGAGGTGCCCCTACATACCGGAAACCATCAGTGGCGACGCCTGCTCGAATCGCTGCTTGATCATCATAGAAAAAGCTACCATTTCCCGGCGCCAGGATAACATCTCTTACTTTGAGAGCAGTTGCCATGATAGCGCACCCAATTCTTCGACGTCGTTAATCAACTGTAGCGACTTCGAGGAAGCAGCGGTTCTGACGCGGCGGTGCCTCCCCCTTCGCGGTGCAGTATGCCCAGCGGGGCCGGATACACGCCAATATAAAATCGGCTTTCAAGCCATCTCGTTTCGAGATAATGTCGAGGATAGCCGTTGAGAACCCAACGGGTTCGGAACGTCACGAACAGCGGCTCCCCCAAGGGACACCATGGAACTGAGACAACTGAAATATTTCGTCGGCGTGGTGGATGCGGGTAGTTTCACCAAAGCTGCAGAACAATTGAACGTGGCACAGAGTGCGCTCAGTCACCATGTCCGACAGATGGAGGAAGCTTTCGGCACGCAGCTCCTGGTCCGCGAAAGAACCGGAGTGACGGCTACGACCGCCGGGACGAAACTTTTAGACCACGCACGCATGATCTTGCGCCAAGTCAAACTCGCCGAAGAGGAATTGACGAGCAAAGCGAAATCACCTGCCGGCGAAGTGACGATCGGGATACCGTCCGGTGCAGCGCGCGTCATGGTGACGGAACTCCTTGCGTTGGCCAGAGAACGCCTTCCGAAGGTTTCCCTCAAGATTGTCGAAGGGATGAGCGGGTTTATCGAAGAGTGGATGACTGCCGGTCGCTTCAATCTCGCGATCCTCTATAAGAACGGCGAGAGTATCGGCAACTCGACAGTGCTGGCCCGAGAAGAATTTTGCCTTGTGGTGCCTCCGAACCAGCCACCATTCGAAGACACGATCCGCCTGTGTGACCTGCATTTCTATCCCTTGGCTGTGCCGATGGGCGCCAACAACGTTCGCCGTTCCGTGGCGGACGTCGTGGCGCAGCACGGATGCACGCTGGATGTGCGATTTGAAGTCGATTCTCTGTCGACTATTGTCAGTATGGTGATGGATGGAAAAGCATATTCGATCTTGACCCCTTCGGCCATACAACGTGAGGTCTCTCTCGACCAAGTTCGAACTGTGCGAGTTGTCGATCCGGTGATTACCCGATCTGTAGTTCTCGCAGTGAATCCTAGGGACGAGCGGTCAGTGGAAGTCGCCGCAGTACGCACACTCATTCCCGAAGTTGTGCACCAGCTAGCTCAGAGCGGCAGATGGCCTTTGATTCTTCCGGCAGTTGAGCCGGCGCTCCACTCGTAACTGACTAAGCCTTGTGATCTTGCCCCCAGTTTCTATCCAGTTTTGAGTTCGTTTCCGGCGTGGGTTGTGCCCTGCTGGGCGGGTGAAGCGACGGGCGCTGGCCCGGAGCCTTTGGCATAGCGCAGCGCGAGCGACCGTCGCGGATTGAAGGTGCTGGCGAACTCTGCCGGGGTCTGCCAGGCGATTTGGGAGTGCGGCCGCGCGGTGTTGTAGTCGGCGTGCCACAGGGCGATGGCTACGCGCGCCTGAGCCAGCGAGGTGAACAGCGTCTCGTTGAGCAGTTCATCGCGCAGTCGGCCGTTGAAGCTCTCGATGAAGCCATTCTGCATCGGCTTGCCGGGCGCAATGTAATGCCATTCGACGCGGTTCTGATCCGCCCAGGCGAGGATGGCGTTCGAGGTGAACTCGCTGCCATTGTCGCTGACGATCATCCTGGGCCGGCCGCGCTCGGTGATGAGCCGGTCCAATTCGCGGGCAACCCGCATGCCCGAGAGAGACGTATCAACGACGAGTGACAGGCACTCTCTCGTGCAGTCGTCGACGACGGCCAGGATGCGGAAGCGGCGCCCGTCGGTGAGCTGGTCCGATACGAAGTCGAGCGACCAGCGCTCGTCGGGCCTCAGCGGCACCAGCATCGGCGCCCTGGTCCCGATCGCCCGCTTGCGGCCGCCACGGCGGCGAACGGCGAGCTTCTCCTCCCGATAGAGCCGGAACAGCTTCTTGTGGTTCACGACCAGGCCCTCCCGCCTCAGCATCACGAGAAGACGCCGGTAGCCGAACCGGCGACGCTCCTGCGCGATCGCCTTCATCGGCTCGCGAACCTCGCGGTCGTCCGGCCTGCTGGTCTCGTAGCGAACCGTCATGCGGCAACAGCCGATGGCTTTACACGCCCGCCGTTCCTCATGCCGAGGAGCCGCCTTGACATGTCGACTCTCGAGACACACGACAGGGAAGCCCACGTCGACCAGGTGTCCGCCGATCCACTCCGATGTCGCACCGGCTTCTAAGCCAACGCGGACGAGATCGTCCCGCCATCGCTGAAGTGCAGCCGTCACAGCATCCGGGTCACCGAGCACCTTCCCCTGCCACAGCATCTCGCCGGTCTCGGCGATAACGCAAATGGCTACCGCGTCGAGTGAAGTATCCAGTCCCGCATGAACGCTCATGCCGATCTCCTCTTGCCAGGTCGGTTCTGAGCATCAGACAAACGTCATGATCCGAAAAGGGGCCAGACGTTCAGGGAGCTGAACCGAACACCCCATCTCTTCAGAGAAGCGGCTACGTTTCATGTCCTGGTCCTCTCGATGGGCCAGAACGAACTTCAAACCGGATTAGATCAGAGGGGCAAGGTAACTAGCTCTTCGGCCCAAGGCGCTACCGCTTCGTCTGACGCAAGAATCTAATCAGCGATGTCAGCTTCTCCTTCTGCCTGCTCGACTATCGGGTAGGCGGTTCTTCCAAGGTCTGGCTTCCTCGATATCGCGTGCGACGCGAACCAGAGTGGCTTCGTCACCAAAGCGACCGACGATCTGAATTCCAATTGGTAGCCCAGCGGTGCTTTGTGCCACAGGTAGAGACACAGAAGGTTGTCCAGTGACATTGAATACGCCAGTGTACTGATAGAGCGCGGCATCCGCTTCCTTGAATTCCTCCGCGGAGAGCGTAGGGTTGATCGTACTGAAGATGCCGCCATGCGGCAGGGCCACCATTGGCATCGTTGGCGTAAGCAGGATATCATAAGGATCGACTGCCTCGCCGACGCGGAACCGCAGCCTCCTCAAGACCTCTTCGATGTCGCCTGAAGGACGCTGCGAACTCCGGCCGTATTCATAGATCTTCAGATTGATTGGCTCCAAAGTCTCCGCGTTGATCTCGCGACCAATAGTCTGCGCGGCTTCTTCGAGTGAAATGGCGAAATAACTTGACCCGGCGAGCATGACTCGCGTGTACTCACGGGACGCATATGGTGGCTCAACTTCGGTCACAAGGTGGCCCATTTCTTCGAGAAGTGAGGCAGTCGACTCCACTGCGCTCACAACTTCCGGATCGAGATCGACCGTACCCCACTTGGTTCTTGCCAGCCCTACCCGCAATTTGCCGGTGGGTCGCGAAAGCTCTTCTCTATAGGGACGGTTGGGCTGTACGATTATAAATGGGTCGCCCGGATGGGGACCTGAAAAGACGTCCAGGGCAGCCGCCATATCGCGGACCGTCCGGCATACAACAAACTGCCGACTTCGACCAAACGACGCGTCCCTGGTTCGCCCAATGGTTCGGAGTCCGGCCTTCTGGGCGCGACGGAAGAAATAGCTGTCGGTATCGGCACGGCAGCCCTTGAACAGACGGCTCCCTCTCTCTTGCAGGCGGCCAGTTTCGGTGGCTCCAACATCCTTGCGAAAGAACGGTACGCCATGGAAAATTCCTTCGTCCGCACCGGTAACAGTCTCGGCATCTGCATAGAATTCGATCACGGCGTTGATCCGCGAATTGACCTCGTCATGGGCCTCCCGAGCTAACCGCGTCAACTCTAAGGGCGATACTTCCCCTCTCCGCACAAGAGAGGCCAAACCGGTGGCATCATATTCTGTGTACTCGCTCAAAGTCATCCTAGTTTCCCTCAGCGGCTTCATATCGAAGACTCAAGTTATTTGTACTTCAGGCTAAATCGCGGTCGAGGGAGAACACGGTCTGGCCTGACGGTGAAACCGCCCCGCAAGCTGCCCAAACTGCTTGCGTTTCTGCGGATCCGACGCCCGGCTCGTCCGCGGGACAGGTATTGATTGGAGGTTCACTGGGAAACGTGCTCAACGAGCTGGCCGCTCTTTTGAAGCGTTTGTCCTTTGGCATACTTCATGAGAGGGTCGCGACCGAGGGGGCACTTTGCACCGAACGCCTCGTGCTAGCACCGCCCTTGTTTTGTAGCTGAATGCGCATGAGATCTTTCGCACTGATGTGGCAACGGATGAAGTGGCCGGGCTCGGCCTCGGTAACTGGCGGCTCGGACACCTCGCAGATCCCGCCAATCTTTCGCGGGCATCTGCTTTGGAAGACGCACCCGGGCGGCGGGTTGGCGGCGGAGGGACTCTCGCCGGTGAGGCGGATACGGTTGGTTTGAGTGCCTCCTATGCTCGGGACAGCGGAAAGAAGCGCCTCGGTATATGGATGGTTTGGCCCTCCGAATACACGCTCAGATGGTCCCATCTCCATAACTCGGCCCAGATAAAGGACCGCAATCCGGTCTGAGAGGTATCGCACGACCCCTAGGTCGTGGGAGATGAACACGTAACTTACCGCCCGGGCTGCTTGAAGCTCAGTGAGAAGGTTGAGGATTGCTGCCTGGACCGAAACGTCAAGCGCAGAAGTAGGCTCGTCGCAGACTACGACGCGAGGATCGCCAGCGAAGCTTCTCGCTATGGCCACGCGCTGCTTGAGCCCCCCAGAAAGTTGCCTCGGGCGCAAAGTTAGATGTCGAGGCGACAATCGGACCGCCTCAACAAGATTGTCGAGACGCTTAGCCAAGTCGGTTCCCCGAAAGCCTCCGAGCCTGCGCAGTGCGCGACCAATGATACGTGCGACGGAGTGGGAGCGGTTCAAGGCCGAGTCTGGGTTTTGGAACACGATCTGCACCGCCTTTACCTCGTCCTCCCGTCGCCGCTCGAGACTACCGGCGAGGGGTCTGCCGTCGAGCTCAATGCTTCCGCCGGGGTCGGGCGGTACCAAGCCCAGGAGCATTCGGGCGAGCGTGGTTTTGCCCGAGCCCGACTCACCAACCAGGCCGAGTGTTTCGCCTGCCTGCAAGCTTAGTGAAACGTCGGTTACCACTCGGATGGCATGGTTTCCTTGACCGTAGGTCTTCGAGAGATTGCTAACCCGAAGTATCTGCGCGGCTTCGGATGGAGGCTTCGGAAGTACGTCGCCAGCCTCTATGCTGGGCGGAAGGTTAGCCGCCCGATCCGGGTAGTGGCAACGCACGAGCCGGCCGCCGCAGTCCTGTAGTTCAGGGATTTCTGCGCGACAGCGGCCGTCGGCGAGAGGACAACGCTTGACAAAGGGACAGCCGGAAAGCTGCGCGCCGGGCGGAGGTAGGAAGCCCGGAATAGACTCAAGCAGCCCATGAGTTTTTGTCTGCCCAGCATGCGGCATGCAACGCAGAAGTGCGACAGTGTAGGGATGACTCGGTGAACCGAATATGTCGCGTGCAGGCCCTTCCTCCACAAGCATCCCGGCATAAAGGACCCCAACCCGGTCACACATTTTAGCCACTACCGCGAGATTGTGGCTGATGAATAGGATGGAGGCGCCGATTTCATTCCGCAGATCAGCGACAAGGTCGAGCACCTCGGCTTCTACGGTGACGTCAAGACCGGTGGTCGGCTCGTCAAGAATCAGCATTGTCGGATCGTTTGCCAGAGCCATGGCGATCGCGACTCGCTGCTGCATCCCGCCTGAAAGCTGATGAGGATAGCGCTGCATCACTGAATCAGGATCGGCGATCCGCACCTTCTTCAGCATTTCGACCGCGCGAGGTTCGCGCTCTGCCGGCGGTACCCCCATCACTTCAA from Mesorhizobium sp. M1E.F.Ca.ET.045.02.1.1 includes the following:
- a CDS encoding methylaspartate ammonia-lyase gives rise to the protein MATALKVRDVILAPGNGSFFYDDQAAIRAGVATDGFRYVGAPRTSGFETIRMPSRSVSLGLVLSDDAIVWGDMMSVQYSGTGGRDSLFQTDAIAALARSVVVPRLLSADLSNFLGACDDVLAYHDGKRLPLAIEYGVSQALLGAAAHVARTTLAEVICSEFSLPLPERRVPIYAQSGDAREINVDKMILKSVDVLPHGLINTREKFGPSGATFREFVKWVGRRITEIGEPGYHPILHFDVYGWIGLEIGLEAGKIADFMARLADDVPGFRLHVECPADFGSTDAQLNEYAKIVDLLDARGSDARLVVDEHCNTLDDIRRFAEAKAAHVVQIKMPDVGSIADTAWAVLACKEHGVWAYVGGSCTETDLSARASANVAVATQADMMLAKPGMGVDEGISIVGNEQSRLLAALNYRRSRNDVQDANAESA
- a CDS encoding amidase family protein; this translates as MIEFYADAETVTGADEGIFHGVPFFRKDVGATETGRLQERGSRLFKGCRADTDSYFFRRAQKAGLRTIGRTRDASFGRSRQFVVCRTVRDMAAALDVFSGPHPGDPFIIVQPNRPYREELSRPTGKLRVGLARTKWGTVDLDPEVVSAVESTASLLEEMGHLVTEVEPPYASREYTRVMLAGSSYFAISLEEAAQTIGREINAETLEPINLKIYEYGRSSQRPSGDIEEVLRRLRFRVGEAVDPYDILLTPTMPMVALPHGGIFSTINPTLSAEEFKEADAALYQYTGVFNVTGQPSVSLPVAQSTAGLPIGIQIVGRFGDEATLVRVARDIEEARPWKNRLPDSRAGRRRS
- a CDS encoding ABC transporter ATP-binding protein gives rise to the protein MTKPTLSLDRLSVGYRSGEREHAVVRDVSLQIAPGEAYGLVGESGCGKSTVALTVVRYLPRNGKITGGSVNLDGADVMQLGPEALRSLRAKKVSMVYQDPGKALNPSLKVGRQLAEVFEVMGVPPAEREPRAVEMLKKVRIADPDSVMQRYPHQLSGGMQQRVAIAMALANDPTMLILDEPTTGLDVTVEAEVLDLVADLRNEIGASILFISHNLAVVAKMCDRVGVLYAGMLVEEGPARDIFGSPSHPYTVALLRCMPHAGQTKTHGLLESIPGFLPPPGAQLSGCPFVKRCPLADGRCRAEIPELQDCGGRLVRCHYPDRAANLPPSIEAGDVLPKPPSEAAQILRVSNLSKTYGQGNHAIRVVTDVSLSLQAGETLGLVGESGSGKTTLARMLLGLVPPDPGGSIELDGRPLAGSLERRREDEVKAVQIVFQNPDSALNRSHSVARIIGRALRRLGGFRGTDLAKRLDNLVEAVRLSPRHLTLRPRQLSGGLKQRVAIARSFAGDPRVVVCDEPTSALDVSVQAAILNLLTELQAARAVSYVFISHDLGVVRYLSDRIAVLYLGRVMEMGPSERVFGGPNHPYTEALLSAVPSIGGTQTNRIRLTGESPSAANPPPGCVFQSRCPRKIGGICEVSEPPVTEAEPGHFIRCHISAKDLMRIQLQNKGGASTRRSVQSAPSVATLS
- a CDS encoding CaiB/BaiF CoA-transferase family protein produces the protein MNSSLEGITVVAVEQAVAAPYASSRLADAGARVIKVERPNGDFARNYDKLVQGQSAYFVWLNRGKESICLDLTADEDRAILDAMVAGADVFIQNLRPSSINKFGFGSDELRQRFPRLITCDISGFGDAGAYSHLKAYDLIVQAETGLCAITGTKHGPARVGVSVCDISAGMTAHSAILQALFQRERTGRGTGIQVSLFDAVADWMNVPVLQFDYSAYQTMRAGVNHPSLAPYGAYRCADGKDVIFSVQNDREWANFCAKFLKQPELTRRPDFADNMKRLGNRAALDEIVVQRFAELSSDEAMTELEAAGLAYGRLNQVEHVSKHPHLRRLSVATPSGVIEMIAPAAIFDGEKAPLLRPVPAMGAHSEALRKEFGASTNTARPTSANDSRASRTC
- a CDS encoding LysR family transcriptional regulator gives rise to the protein MELRQLKYFVGVVDAGSFTKAAEQLNVAQSALSHHVRQMEEAFGTQLLVRERTGVTATTAGTKLLDHARMILRQVKLAEEELTSKAKSPAGEVTIGIPSGAARVMVTELLALARERLPKVSLKIVEGMSGFIEEWMTAGRFNLAILYKNGESIGNSTVLAREEFCLVVPPNQPPFEDTIRLCDLHFYPLAVPMGANNVRRSVADVVAQHGCTLDVRFEVDSLSTIVSMVMDGKAYSILTPSAIQREVSLDQVRTVRVVDPVITRSVVLAVNPRDERSVEVAAVRTLIPEVVHQLAQSGRWPLILPAVEPALHS